One genomic window of Lytechinus variegatus isolate NC3 chromosome 1, Lvar_3.0, whole genome shotgun sequence includes the following:
- the LOC121431553 gene encoding neuropilin-1-like, whose translation MVAEKLIRHCFDMAEELKRLIIWEQPSTNDLLTMINRVRRVRLKSYFLYLFCTWITYIVTSTTATMETVTNPTLDCTNRPQITSPGYPSRYENNIFIKWYIDTPRDKRILVTFNYFSLDSDDFMYATDGFAKKKYTGENMQYPPYLATGLTLQIEFASSPRGRRKGFNVSVACHEPPSKYGG comes from the exons ATGGTTGCAGAG AAACTAATCCGACATTGTTTTGATATGGCAGAGGAACTGAAACGATTAATAATCTGGGAGCAGCCTTCTACAAATGATCTTCTCACAATGATTAACCGAGTGCGAAGGGTCAG gttaaaatcatatttcctaTATCTATTTTGCACCTGGATCACCTACATTGTGACGTCGACTACTGCAACCATGGAAACGGTCACTA ATCCGACATTGGATTGCACAAATAGACCCCAGATTACATCTCCCGGATATCCTTCCCGATACGAAAATAATATCTTCATAAAATGGTACATCGATACACCTCGTGATAAAAGGATCCTGGTCACTTTCAATTACTTCAGTCTGGACTCAGATGATTTCATGTATGCTACAGACGGATTTGCTAAAAAAAAGTACACAGGCGAGAATATGCAATATCCTCCATATCTGGCGACGGGGCTCACTCTCCAGATAGAGTTTGCTTCATCTCCACGAGGTAGAAGGAAAGGTTTCAATGTTTCAGTGGCCTGTCATGAGCCACCAAGTAAGTATGGCGGGTAG